A region of Paenibacillus sp. 37 DNA encodes the following proteins:
- a CDS encoding alpha-galactosidase gives MLTSDIAVQVHQQDNNLVSVTNGHVSLEINLENGEVSCIGNHSSQVKGIRSAFRWQGREYSTDHYQNHELTTQEDIVREGFGKGIRLVVLHTASLLPQLEQHFYMYESSPYVLVQTAIAGDEELKANRMAVIQSKTISLGGESGQDEPSILCVPFDNDKWVRYTVVKPPLDVESYEATALFAPQSRRGIVMGSLTHKVWKTGIRMQSEKSGQLEGLDLYGGAVSELTRDSQPHGYVKGKRVESPLVFVGFYEDYREGLEAYGQANTWIEAQLPWEGGVPIGWNSWSAAMSDLDYDLYTATSDFLKNEVQPLGFENENTLYINFDAFWDNFTPEEMKSALDRVRQNGHRAGTYWTPFAFWGGPDQFGQVVEGTNGKYTYADILLRDSEGEILPDVDGGLAIDPTHPGNLQRIDWFTDKFISEGFEYIKLDFLAHGALEGQHHNPDITTGIAAYHYGMSYLQHKLSPDVIGRPFFINLSIAPLFPYAFAHSRRISCDVFGTLADTEYLLNSLTHGWWMSNTLYRYNDPDHSVLYKSFNQEATGWHEGRSRLTASVIAGTVLLLGDDFRKEEAAERAKEWLGNKDILNVARMGKTFRPVEGDYGKLSSDVFVLESPEEKGFFLAVFNFDAAQAAEKSISLKRAGLNANALYNVQDLWEGSQGETSGELTVSLEPAESKIFRLTVKGN, from the coding sequence ATGCTAACTAGCGATATAGCCGTACAAGTGCATCAACAGGATAATAATCTTGTAAGCGTTACAAATGGGCACGTGAGCCTGGAGATTAATCTTGAAAATGGTGAAGTGTCATGCATCGGCAATCATTCTTCCCAAGTGAAAGGCATTCGTAGTGCTTTTCGCTGGCAGGGCCGGGAATACAGCACGGATCATTATCAGAACCATGAGCTAACGACACAGGAAGATATTGTTCGAGAAGGTTTTGGAAAAGGTATCCGCTTGGTTGTTCTGCATACAGCCTCGTTGCTGCCGCAACTGGAGCAGCATTTCTATATGTATGAATCCTCACCGTATGTACTGGTGCAGACCGCTATAGCAGGTGATGAAGAGCTTAAGGCGAATCGCATGGCTGTCATCCAATCCAAAACCATATCCCTTGGCGGAGAATCCGGCCAAGATGAACCAAGCATTCTATGCGTTCCGTTTGATAATGATAAATGGGTCAGATATACGGTGGTCAAGCCGCCGCTTGATGTGGAAAGCTACGAAGCGACAGCCTTGTTCGCGCCCCAGAGCCGCCGGGGAATTGTGATGGGTTCACTTACGCATAAAGTATGGAAAACAGGGATTCGTATGCAAAGCGAAAAAAGTGGACAGCTTGAGGGACTTGATCTGTACGGTGGTGCCGTGAGTGAACTGACTCGCGATTCCCAGCCTCATGGTTATGTGAAGGGAAAAAGAGTGGAATCTCCCCTGGTATTCGTCGGGTTCTATGAAGACTACCGTGAAGGTCTTGAAGCTTATGGTCAGGCGAATACCTGGATTGAGGCTCAATTGCCTTGGGAGGGCGGTGTTCCGATCGGGTGGAACAGCTGGTCTGCGGCCATGAGTGATCTGGACTATGATCTGTATACAGCGACCAGCGATTTTCTAAAAAATGAAGTACAGCCGCTTGGATTCGAGAATGAGAATACGTTATACATCAACTTTGATGCGTTCTGGGACAATTTTACGCCGGAAGAAATGAAGAGTGCGTTGGACCGGGTACGGCAAAATGGACATAGAGCAGGCACCTACTGGACCCCATTTGCCTTCTGGGGAGGGCCTGATCAGTTCGGTCAGGTGGTTGAAGGAACGAACGGCAAATACACCTATGCAGATATCCTGTTGCGTGACAGTGAAGGCGAGATCCTGCCGGATGTAGACGGTGGTCTGGCTATTGACCCGACACATCCTGGAAACCTGCAAAGGATTGACTGGTTCACGGACAAATTCATCTCGGAAGGTTTCGAATATATCAAATTGGATTTCTTGGCGCATGGCGCGCTGGAAGGGCAGCACCACAACCCGGATATTACAACAGGAATCGCGGCTTATCATTATGGCATGTCTTATTTGCAGCATAAGCTCTCACCAGACGTAATCGGACGACCGTTTTTCATTAACTTGTCCATCGCTCCATTATTTCCTTATGCTTTTGCCCACAGCCGCCGTATTTCCTGTGATGTCTTCGGTACACTTGCAGATACGGAATACCTGCTGAACTCATTGACACACGGCTGGTGGATGAGCAATACGCTCTATCGCTACAATGATCCTGATCATTCGGTGTTGTACAAGAGCTTCAACCAGGAAGCTACCGGCTGGCATGAAGGACGCAGTCGTCTGACCGCTTCAGTTATTGCCGGTACGGTGCTCTTGCTTGGGGATGACTTCCGCAAAGAGGAAGCAGCCGAACGAGCAAAAGAATGGCTTGGCAACAAGGATATTTTGAACGTTGCTCGTATGGGCAAAACCTTCCGTCCAGTTGAAGGTGATTATGGGAAGCTGTCTTCTGACGTGTTTGTCCTGGAATCGCCGGAAGAGAAGGGTTTCTTTCTTGCCGTCTTCAATTTTGATGCTGCACAGGCTGCGGAGAAATCCATCTCGCTGAAACGGGCAGGGCTAAACGCCAATGCCCTATACAATGTGCAAGATCTGTGGGAAGGCTCACAAGGGGAAACGTCTGGAGAGCTCACGGTCTCACTGGAACCGGCGGAATCCAAAATCTTTAGATTGACTGTGAAGGGAAACTGA